A part of Melittangium boletus DSM 14713 genomic DNA contains:
- a CDS encoding type I polyketide synthase: MSERSPSDIPASPEPIAIIGIGCRFPGAANPEAFWRMLCDGVDAIREVPAERWDADSFYDPTPGKPGKAVTRWGGFIEQPIGAFDARFFGMSPREASHLDPMQRWLLEVTWEAMEDAGLVPERLAGSRTGVFMGVFTEDTKVLQLSESNRELIGSHTGTGTAMTMASNRLSYWFDLRGPSVSLDTACSSSLVAVHLACQSLWSGESSLALAGGANAMFRPEFTIAESKAGMLSPDGRCKTFDSRANGYVRGEGAGVVVLKRLSDALEDGDSIYAVIRGTAANQDGRTPGITVPSSEAQKALVREAFQRAGLPPSQTRYIEAHGTGTPVGDPIEARGLGEVFSEGRPEGEHCLVGSVKTNIGHLEAAAGVAGLVKAALCLKHRQIPPHLHLINPNPNIDFDALRLRVVRELQPWPEGPGPAVAAVNSFGFGGTNAHVVLAEAPARASEAAPAESAPTLVALSARSGESLRGLASAWRERALAQKEAGTPAPALPALAATAALRRGHHGHRLSVVARSSQELADSLGAFLAGEERVGLSSGQVNPQARAELAFVYTGMGPQWWGMGRSLLSAEPVFRRAVEQCDAFLGRWADWSLMKELTAEEAQSRMGETRISQPANFAIQVGLTELLRSWGITPAAIVGHSTGEAASFWAAGVLGLEEACRVVYHRSRLQHRTSGQGKLVAVGLPFEEALAAIDGHAGVSVAAVNSPHSVTLAGDPQVLERVTAPLAARGVFTRFLRVDVPFHSHYMDPLREELLDVLADLKPQRAQVPLYATVTGLRAEGPELDNAYWWLNVRDPVRFAMATDRMIQDGYRTFLEVGPHPVLAGSIQECAQKRGTPVRSLPTLKRGGDDVPGMLASVGALYSLGVEPTWSALHSSPSQPADLPLYAWDRQIYWEESAAARQDRIGRASHPLLGKRLGSARPTWETRVDKRSPAWLEDHAVQGAVLFPGAGYIEMGLKALREATGRVQGPVELHGLRFDKALFLRDEPTTVQTVVDPDTLRFTVYSRASAMDETWLRHATGSLRAATPRPANPGRLAALQEAFRSVELHGRDACYARTRELNFGYGPWFQGLAQVASRGREALARVELEAATPQVLTGYESFPALLDACFQAMLVAPVFGGLEMSTYLPVGIDRLTVHAPLVGRLWVHERVCSLDKESMVNDFEVYDDAGRLLMSIEGFRSRALEVSAGAEALRNQFYELTWREVEPGTRPGHQAAPGTWLLLSDETGVAASLAARLEGLGHTVFQVRPGPDFVAPAAGGTFQVNPSRPEDFPRLLGALSAKPEALVHLWGLDAPAPDALTASSLMDAQAPGSLALVHLVQAVEGATWPQPPRLWVLTRGARQVSGDTHPVAVAQSPLWGLASSLFQQEHPELAGGVVDLEAVAPADEAERLHTLLCEPPVDFQLALRGGRVWSDRLVPAPHLAEGSLPARLRPDATYLITGGRGGLGLVFARWMIERGARRLVLAGRTPLPERRDWHTVAPDSPAGRQIASVRALEALGASIHPVAMDAGNEAQVRAFLESFRREGWPPIRGVIHAAGVSMPSRFSRLSAAQFLSTVEPKLAGAWNLHRLLADEPLELFVLCSSVASLGFSMGMADYAAGNAFLDAVALARRQLGQHGLAVNWGAWGEVGMASHELVARDFEWRGITPIRPDQGVEALERCLGHDLGQAVVLGVDWPRLLSSNYPTATPPPFLQPITERLAAAQAESGDKGKQGGGEIRSQLASLEDPAERTRALEDFLHATIARSLGLAAEQLERKQPLQTFGLDSIIAVELRNQIERGLGVGPTLVELLKGTSVEALAALLLPRLPTKAKEEEDELDALAAQLEELPSDELEALLAAEMKETA; the protein is encoded by the coding sequence ATGAGCGAGCGTTCCCCGAGCGACATCCCCGCCAGCCCCGAGCCCATTGCCATCATCGGAATCGGCTGCCGGTTTCCCGGCGCGGCCAACCCCGAGGCCTTCTGGCGCATGTTGTGCGACGGCGTGGACGCCATCCGGGAAGTGCCCGCGGAGCGCTGGGACGCGGACAGCTTCTACGATCCCACCCCGGGCAAGCCGGGCAAGGCGGTGACGCGCTGGGGCGGCTTCATCGAGCAGCCCATCGGCGCCTTCGACGCGCGCTTCTTCGGCATGTCCCCGCGCGAGGCCTCGCACCTGGATCCGATGCAGCGCTGGCTGCTCGAGGTGACGTGGGAGGCCATGGAGGACGCGGGCCTCGTGCCCGAGCGGCTCGCGGGCAGCCGCACCGGCGTCTTCATGGGCGTGTTCACCGAGGACACCAAGGTCCTGCAGCTCAGTGAGAGCAACCGCGAGCTCATCGGCTCGCACACCGGCACCGGCACCGCCATGACCATGGCGTCCAACCGCCTGTCCTACTGGTTCGATCTGCGCGGGCCCAGCGTCTCGCTCGACACCGCGTGCTCCTCGTCGCTCGTGGCGGTGCACCTGGCCTGCCAGAGCCTGTGGAGTGGCGAGTCCTCGCTGGCGCTCGCCGGGGGCGCCAACGCCATGTTCCGCCCCGAGTTCACCATCGCCGAGTCCAAGGCGGGCATGCTCTCGCCCGACGGGCGGTGCAAGACGTTCGACTCGCGCGCCAACGGCTATGTGCGCGGGGAGGGCGCGGGCGTGGTGGTGCTCAAGCGGCTGTCCGACGCGCTCGAGGACGGGGACTCCATCTACGCGGTGATCCGCGGCACCGCGGCCAACCAGGACGGCCGCACCCCGGGCATCACCGTGCCCAGCAGCGAGGCGCAGAAGGCCCTGGTGCGCGAGGCCTTCCAGCGCGCGGGACTGCCTCCCTCCCAGACGCGCTACATCGAGGCGCACGGCACCGGCACCCCCGTGGGCGATCCCATCGAGGCGCGGGGACTCGGCGAGGTATTCAGCGAGGGGCGTCCCGAGGGCGAGCACTGCCTCGTGGGCTCGGTGAAGACGAACATCGGCCACCTGGAGGCGGCCGCCGGCGTGGCGGGGCTCGTCAAGGCGGCCCTGTGCCTCAAGCACCGCCAGATTCCGCCCCACCTCCATCTGATCAACCCCAATCCGAACATCGACTTCGACGCCCTGCGCCTGCGCGTGGTGCGCGAGCTCCAGCCCTGGCCCGAGGGGCCCGGTCCGGCGGTGGCCGCGGTCAACTCCTTCGGTTTCGGTGGCACCAACGCCCACGTCGTGCTCGCCGAGGCGCCCGCGCGCGCGTCCGAGGCCGCTCCGGCCGAGTCCGCGCCCACGCTGGTGGCGCTCTCGGCGCGCAGTGGCGAGTCGCTGCGCGGTCTCGCCTCCGCGTGGCGGGAGCGGGCCCTGGCCCAGAAGGAGGCGGGCACCCCGGCTCCAGCGCTCCCGGCCCTGGCGGCCACGGCGGCCCTCCGGCGCGGCCACCATGGACACCGGTTGTCCGTCGTCGCGCGCTCGTCCCAGGAGCTGGCCGATTCGCTCGGCGCCTTCCTCGCGGGCGAGGAGCGGGTGGGGCTGTCCTCCGGGCAGGTGAATCCCCAGGCGCGCGCGGAGCTGGCGTTCGTCTACACCGGCATGGGCCCCCAGTGGTGGGGCATGGGCCGCTCGCTGCTCTCCGCCGAGCCCGTCTTCCGGCGCGCCGTGGAGCAGTGCGATGCCTTCCTGGGCCGCTGGGCCGACTGGTCGCTCATGAAGGAGCTGACGGCCGAGGAGGCACAGTCGCGCATGGGCGAGACGCGCATCTCCCAGCCCGCCAACTTCGCCATCCAGGTGGGCCTCACCGAGCTGCTGCGCTCCTGGGGCATCACCCCGGCCGCCATCGTCGGCCACAGCACCGGCGAGGCCGCGTCCTTCTGGGCCGCGGGCGTGCTCGGGCTCGAGGAGGCGTGCCGCGTGGTGTACCACCGCAGCCGGCTTCAGCACCGCACCTCCGGTCAGGGCAAGCTCGTGGCGGTGGGCCTTCCCTTCGAGGAAGCGCTCGCGGCCATCGACGGCCACGCGGGCGTGTCCGTGGCCGCGGTCAACAGCCCCCATTCGGTGACGCTCGCGGGGGATCCCCAGGTGCTCGAGCGGGTGACGGCTCCGCTCGCCGCGCGTGGTGTCTTCACCCGCTTCCTGCGCGTGGACGTGCCCTTCCACAGCCACTACATGGATCCGCTGCGCGAGGAGCTGCTCGACGTGCTCGCGGACTTGAAGCCCCAGCGCGCCCAGGTGCCGCTCTACGCGACGGTGACGGGCCTGCGCGCCGAGGGCCCGGAGCTGGACAACGCCTACTGGTGGCTCAACGTGCGCGATCCGGTGCGCTTCGCCATGGCCACGGATCGGATGATCCAGGACGGCTACCGCACCTTCCTGGAGGTGGGTCCGCACCCGGTGCTCGCGGGCTCCATCCAGGAGTGCGCCCAGAAGCGCGGCACGCCGGTGCGCTCGCTGCCCACGCTCAAGCGTGGCGGCGATGACGTCCCCGGCATGCTCGCCTCCGTGGGCGCGCTCTACTCGCTGGGCGTGGAGCCCACCTGGAGCGCGCTGCATTCCAGTCCGTCTCAGCCCGCCGACCTGCCGCTCTACGCGTGGGATCGGCAGATCTACTGGGAGGAGTCCGCGGCGGCCCGTCAGGATCGGATCGGCCGCGCCAGCCACCCGCTGCTCGGCAAGCGCCTGGGGTCCGCTCGGCCCACCTGGGAGACGCGCGTGGACAAGCGCTCGCCGGCGTGGCTGGAGGATCATGCCGTCCAGGGGGCGGTGCTCTTCCCCGGCGCGGGCTACATCGAGATGGGTCTCAAGGCGCTGCGCGAGGCCACCGGCCGCGTCCAGGGCCCCGTGGAGCTGCACGGCCTGCGCTTCGACAAGGCGTTGTTCCTACGGGACGAGCCCACGACGGTGCAGACCGTGGTGGATCCCGACACCTTGCGCTTCACGGTGTACAGCCGCGCGAGCGCCATGGACGAGACGTGGCTGCGGCACGCGACGGGCTCGCTCCGCGCGGCGACTCCCCGGCCGGCGAACCCCGGACGGCTCGCCGCCCTCCAGGAGGCGTTCCGCTCCGTGGAGCTCCATGGCCGTGACGCGTGCTACGCGCGCACCCGGGAGCTGAACTTCGGCTACGGGCCGTGGTTCCAGGGCCTGGCCCAGGTGGCGTCCCGGGGCCGCGAAGCGCTCGCCCGCGTCGAGCTGGAGGCGGCGACGCCCCAGGTGCTCACCGGGTACGAGAGCTTCCCCGCGCTCCTGGACGCGTGCTTCCAGGCCATGCTCGTGGCGCCCGTCTTCGGAGGCCTGGAGATGAGCACCTACCTGCCCGTGGGCATCGATCGGCTCACCGTCCATGCCCCCCTGGTGGGCCGTCTGTGGGTGCACGAGCGCGTGTGCTCGCTGGACAAGGAGAGCATGGTCAACGACTTCGAGGTGTATGACGACGCGGGCCGGCTCCTGATGTCCATCGAGGGGTTCCGCTCGCGCGCGCTCGAGGTGTCGGCCGGCGCGGAGGCCCTGCGCAACCAGTTCTACGAGCTGACGTGGCGCGAGGTGGAGCCGGGCACGCGCCCTGGGCATCAGGCGGCGCCGGGCACCTGGCTGCTGCTCTCGGACGAGACGGGCGTCGCGGCCTCGCTCGCGGCGCGGCTCGAGGGACTGGGCCACACCGTCTTCCAGGTCCGTCCCGGCCCGGACTTCGTGGCCCCCGCGGCGGGCGGGACCTTCCAGGTGAACCCCTCGCGGCCCGAGGACTTCCCGAGGTTGCTCGGCGCCCTGTCCGCGAAGCCGGAGGCCCTGGTGCACCTGTGGGGCCTGGACGCGCCCGCGCCCGACGCGCTGACCGCCTCCTCCCTCATGGACGCGCAGGCCCCCGGCTCGTTGGCACTGGTGCACCTGGTGCAGGCCGTGGAGGGCGCGACGTGGCCCCAGCCGCCCCGGTTGTGGGTCCTCACGCGCGGCGCGCGGCAGGTGTCCGGGGACACGCACCCCGTGGCGGTCGCCCAGAGCCCGTTGTGGGGCCTCGCCAGCTCCCTCTTCCAGCAGGAGCACCCCGAATTGGCCGGTGGCGTGGTGGATCTGGAGGCCGTGGCTCCCGCCGACGAGGCGGAGCGCCTGCACACCCTGTTGTGCGAGCCGCCCGTGGACTTCCAGCTCGCCCTGCGCGGCGGGCGCGTGTGGAGTGATCGGCTGGTGCCCGCGCCGCACCTGGCGGAGGGCTCGCTGCCGGCGCGGCTGCGTCCGGACGCCACGTACCTCATCACCGGCGGACGCGGCGGCCTGGGCCTGGTGTTCGCGCGCTGGATGATCGAGCGCGGAGCGCGCCGGCTGGTGCTGGCGGGCCGCACGCCCCTGCCCGAGCGCCGCGACTGGCACACCGTGGCGCCGGACTCCCCGGCGGGCCGGCAGATCGCCTCCGTGCGCGCGCTGGAGGCCCTGGGCGCGAGCATCCACCCCGTGGCGATGGACGCGGGCAACGAGGCGCAGGTGCGCGCCTTCCTCGAGTCCTTCCGCCGCGAGGGGTGGCCGCCGATCCGCGGCGTCATCCACGCGGCCGGTGTGTCCATGCCCTCGCGCTTCTCGCGGTTGAGCGCCGCCCAGTTCCTCTCCACGGTGGAGCCGAAGCTGGCGGGCGCGTGGAACCTGCACCGCCTGCTCGCGGACGAGCCCCTGGAGCTCTTCGTCCTGTGCTCGTCGGTGGCCTCGCTCGGCTTCTCCATGGGCATGGCGGACTACGCCGCGGGCAACGCCTTCCTCGACGCCGTGGCGCTGGCGCGGCGGCAACTGGGCCAGCACGGCCTGGCGGTGAACTGGGGCGCCTGGGGCGAGGTGGGCATGGCGAGCCACGAGCTCGTCGCCCGGGACTTCGAGTGGCGCGGCATCACCCCCATCCGTCCGGATCAGGGCGTGGAGGCGCTGGAGCGCTGCCTCGGGCATGACCTGGGACAGGCCGTCGTCCTCGGCGTGGACTGGCCCCGGCTCCTGAGCTCCAACTACCCCACGGCCACGCCTCCGCCGTTCCTCCAGCCCATCACCGAGCGGCTGGCGGCGGCCCAGGCCGAGTCCGGCGACAAGGGCAAGCAGGGCGGGGGAGAGATCCGCTCCCAGCTGGCGTCCCTGGAGGATCCCGCCGAGCGCACCCGGGCCCTGGAGGACTTCCTCCACGCCACCATCGCGCGGTCGCTGGGACTGGCGGCCGAACAGCTCGAGCGCAAGCAGCCGCTGCAGACCTTCGGGCTGGACTCGATCATCGCCGTGGAGCTGCGCAACCAGATCGAGCGCGGACTGGGCGTGGGCCCCACGCTGGTGGAGCTGCTCAAGGGCACGAGCGTCGAGGCGCTGGCGGCCCTGCTGCTGCCTCGCCTGCCGACGAAGGCGAAGGAGGAGGAGGACGAACTCGACGCGCTCGCCGCGCAGCTCGAGGAACTGCCCAGTGACGAGCTGGAGGCCCTGCTCGCCGCGGAAATGAAGGAGACGGCCTGA
- a CDS encoding methyl-accepting chemotaxis protein produces MSIGKKIALGFGLSLVVLLAVALVAFLGARQLRTTTALLVDSRDQGRLMRAIRALIVDAETSQRGFIITGDTTYLEPYRQALAELDMELANLRQHLADDSEQRVRLEKLEPLVRERISTLENTRRLREQPNGVEAVNQMVRTSAGRGRQLMNQVREGFDEMVIAEDARWDRLDKEARDSVRLSMLVLGGGTLLGLLIVVLGSYLITQSITVPLSKLVQGTVLLGRGQLAHRIDVVNSDETGELATAFNAMAERRQEAEALLAKQAQEREHTLRTVAEFVNQLAGTTSEILVSTTEQVAGAQEQGSAVAQTVSTIEELAQSSDEAAGRARAVSDSARHSEEVGRGGRRAVDEAIASMNAVREQVESIASRILALAEQAQAIGDIITTVNDISEQTHMLALNASIEASRAGEHGRGFAVVAAEVKALADQSKKATAQVRQILGQIQKATQGAVMTTEEGTKSVSTATRVVTQTGGTIQMLSDLLSQASLTAAQISASANQQATGIGQIRQAMRDVSQATQQTLTSTRQTEQAMQDLNAMGQKLKGLLREYGRGL; encoded by the coding sequence ATGAGCATCGGAAAGAAGATCGCCCTGGGGTTCGGGCTGTCGCTGGTGGTGTTGCTGGCCGTGGCGTTGGTGGCCTTCCTGGGCGCGCGGCAGCTGCGGACGACCACCGCCCTCCTGGTGGACAGCCGGGATCAGGGCCGCCTCATGCGCGCCATCCGCGCCCTCATCGTGGACGCGGAGACGAGCCAGCGCGGCTTCATCATCACCGGTGATACGACCTATCTGGAGCCCTACCGGCAGGCGCTGGCGGAGCTGGACATGGAGCTGGCCAACCTGCGCCAGCACCTGGCGGATGATTCCGAGCAGCGCGTGCGGCTGGAGAAGCTCGAGCCGCTCGTGCGCGAGCGGATCTCCACCCTGGAGAACACACGCCGGCTGCGCGAGCAGCCCAATGGAGTGGAGGCCGTGAACCAGATGGTGCGCACGAGCGCGGGCCGGGGCCGGCAGCTCATGAACCAGGTGCGCGAGGGCTTCGACGAGATGGTCATCGCCGAGGACGCGCGCTGGGATCGTCTCGACAAGGAGGCCCGTGACAGCGTGCGCTTGAGCATGCTGGTGCTGGGCGGGGGCACGCTGCTCGGCCTCCTCATCGTCGTGCTCGGCAGCTACCTCATCACCCAGAGCATCACCGTCCCCTTGTCGAAGCTGGTGCAGGGCACCGTGCTGCTCGGCCGCGGGCAGCTGGCGCACCGCATCGACGTGGTCAACTCCGATGAGACGGGAGAGCTCGCCACCGCCTTCAACGCCATGGCCGAGCGGCGCCAGGAGGCCGAGGCCCTGTTGGCCAAACAAGCCCAGGAGCGCGAGCACACGCTGCGGACCGTGGCCGAGTTCGTCAATCAGCTCGCGGGCACCACGTCGGAAATCCTGGTGAGCACCACCGAGCAGGTGGCCGGCGCCCAGGAGCAGGGCAGCGCCGTGGCCCAGACGGTGAGCACCATCGAGGAGCTGGCCCAGTCCTCGGATGAGGCGGCGGGCCGGGCGCGGGCGGTGAGCGATTCAGCGCGCCACTCCGAGGAAGTGGGCAGGGGCGGCCGACGCGCGGTGGACGAGGCCATCGCCTCCATGAACGCCGTGCGCGAGCAGGTGGAGTCCATCGCCTCGCGGATTCTCGCCCTGGCCGAGCAGGCCCAGGCCATCGGCGACATCATCACCACCGTCAATGACATCTCCGAGCAGACGCACATGCTCGCGCTCAACGCCTCCATCGAGGCGAGCCGGGCCGGAGAGCACGGCCGGGGCTTCGCCGTGGTGGCCGCCGAGGTGAAGGCGCTCGCGGACCAGTCCAAGAAGGCCACCGCCCAGGTGCGGCAGATCCTGGGGCAGATTCAAAAGGCCACCCAGGGCGCGGTGATGACCACGGAGGAGGGCACCAAGAGCGTGAGCACGGCCACGCGCGTGGTGACGCAGACGGGCGGCACCATCCAGATGCTGAGCGACCTGCTCAGCCAGGCGTCGCTCACCGCGGCGCAGATCTCCGCCTCCGCGAACCAGCAAGCCACGGGAATCGGGCAAATCCGCCAAGCAATGAGAGACGTGAGTCAGGCCACCCAACAGACGCTCACCAGCACCCGGCAGACGGAGCAGGCCATGCAGGACCTCAATGCGATGGGCCAGAAGCTCAAGGGGCTCCTGCGGGAGTACGGCCGCGGCCTTTGA
- a CDS encoding DnaA N-terminal domain-containing protein: MAGLDWVQVDVGFPMSLEAVCAARTLGMDRRAFLGSIVELQIWAVQALPSGRFERFATSHGQVPDASADEAVWCEALEGAVRWTGTPGAFWDALLRARILVREEDGVRLTLCDRYVQVLEKRRKEAERKRRERATKSSGASEGRPSDTPGTSTSRRKKEKENEKKTSSAAAAGRIQPVPLAPLTSEQSPAPDPEPIQRCLPGMHMVPASPPPEERLQAAVTAARAARDVSAETPGRAEAFFEACQEERCRTLPGLPAEEQPRTWAGWYRFALDKVGGDEHRLQAAWRGYLHSEWGRTREPRCTAQAFCSPRVWSRYLEPLPERTPAEEASEDVSTEAGRRWKDCLTWLKDHGKRYALSWLAQARPVDVEEGALVLAVPDAYFLQWVEENYGELVEGLVREFGLAGVRWSLATPDAERRATGA, encoded by the coding sequence ATGGCCGGGTTGGATTGGGTGCAGGTGGACGTGGGCTTCCCCATGAGCCTCGAGGCGGTGTGCGCCGCGAGAACGCTGGGGATGGACCGGCGCGCCTTCCTGGGCTCCATCGTGGAACTCCAGATCTGGGCCGTGCAGGCGCTGCCCTCCGGGCGCTTCGAGCGCTTCGCCACGTCCCACGGACAGGTGCCGGACGCGTCCGCGGACGAGGCGGTGTGGTGCGAGGCCCTCGAGGGCGCGGTCCGGTGGACGGGCACCCCCGGCGCCTTCTGGGACGCCCTGCTGCGCGCCCGGATCCTCGTGCGCGAGGAGGATGGCGTGCGCCTCACCCTGTGCGATCGCTACGTGCAAGTCCTTGAAAAGAGGAGGAAGGAGGCCGAGCGCAAGCGCCGGGAGCGCGCCACGAAGTCGTCCGGCGCGTCCGAGGGACGTCCGTCGGACACGCCCGGGACGTCCACCTCCAGAAGGAAGAAGGAAAAGGAGAATGAGAAGAAGACTTCTTCTGCTGCAGCCGCGGGAAGGATCCAACCCGTCCCCCTCGCGCCGCTCACGAGCGAGCAGTCCCCCGCCCCGGACCCGGAGCCCATCCAGCGCTGCCTGCCGGGCATGCACATGGTGCCCGCGTCCCCGCCTCCGGAGGAACGGCTCCAGGCGGCCGTGACCGCCGCGCGAGCCGCCCGGGACGTGTCCGCGGAGACGCCCGGACGGGCCGAGGCCTTCTTCGAGGCCTGTCAGGAGGAGCGCTGCCGCACCCTGCCCGGCCTCCCCGCCGAGGAACAACCCCGGACGTGGGCGGGCTGGTACCGCTTCGCGCTGGACAAGGTGGGCGGAGACGAGCATCGGCTCCAGGCGGCCTGGCGCGGCTATCTTCACTCGGAGTGGGGCCGCACGCGCGAGCCGCGCTGCACGGCCCAGGCGTTCTGCTCACCCCGGGTGTGGAGCCGCTACCTGGAACCCCTCCCGGAGCGGACCCCGGCGGAGGAGGCGTCCGAGGACGTGTCCACCGAGGCGGGCCGCCGCTGGAAGGACTGCCTCACCTGGCTCAAGGACCATGGCAAACGCTACGCGCTGAGCTGGCTGGCCCAGGCCCGTCCGGTGGACGTGGAGGAGGGAGCGCTGGTGCTCGCGGTCCCCGACGCCTATTTCCTCCAGTGGGTGGAGGAGAACTACGGCGAGCTGGTGGAGGGCCTGGTGCGCGAGTTCGGCCTCGCGGGGGTGCGCTGGAGCCTGGCCACGCCGGACGCGGAGCGGCGGGCCACGGGGGCCTGA
- a CDS encoding histidine kinase dimerization/phospho-acceptor domain-containing protein, whose amino-acid sequence MALATGSRSPEARRPRARLWMVFAAVGLGAFVLALLGLVFLRLYDDQLIRQTESELISQGVVVSELVRVRLHERGVGESYGLNAFAPPPPTLSAESGLRPLLPSLRASAPVLPAAEMPPRSILPADVHASEAGEPLSALLVEVGRSTLAGIRVVDFQGVVVASNYIDRDTSLMAREEVRAALRGEPRSVLRQRFSSHSDAPLASLSRNAGVRVTVALPVLESGRVWGAVVLSRTPMTLAKAVYADRWNLTATGLVLLSVVALMSLAGATLVVRPVRALVRQTRDIAASAPEGFAPVSHPVVRELAELSESLAGMATALRDRNQYIRSFAANVSHEFKTPLAAIQGAVELLRDSAGSMSPEQRERFLANIDADARRLTRLVQRLLELARADSLVARPSRTEVAPLLEALAERGRAEGLSVEVGAVPPGLVLGLPVEVLEDLLWQLITNAAQHGGEGVRVRLEAEPGRVVVRDDGQGISASNRARVFDAFFTTARERGGTGLGLTIGQSMLRAFGARLELLPGEGRGAAFAVVEER is encoded by the coding sequence ATGGCCTTGGCTACCGGCTCGCGCTCCCCTGAGGCCCGGCGCCCCCGGGCGCGGCTGTGGATGGTGTTCGCGGCCGTGGGCCTGGGGGCCTTCGTGCTCGCGTTGCTCGGCCTGGTGTTCCTGCGTCTCTATGACGATCAACTCATCCGCCAGACGGAGTCCGAGCTCATTTCCCAGGGAGTCGTGGTCTCGGAGCTGGTCCGGGTGCGGCTGCACGAGCGGGGAGTGGGGGAGAGCTACGGGCTGAACGCCTTCGCGCCTCCGCCACCGACCCTCTCCGCGGAGTCGGGATTGCGGCCCCTGCTGCCCTCGCTCCGGGCCTCGGCTCCCGTGTTGCCCGCCGCCGAGATGCCGCCCCGGTCCATCCTCCCCGCGGATGTCCATGCGTCCGAAGCCGGGGAGCCGCTGTCCGCGTTGCTCGTCGAGGTGGGGCGCTCCACCCTGGCGGGCATCCGCGTGGTGGACTTCCAGGGCGTGGTGGTGGCCAGCAACTACATCGATCGGGACACCTCCCTGATGGCGCGCGAGGAGGTCCGGGCGGCGCTGCGCGGCGAGCCCCGGTCTGTCTTGCGTCAGCGCTTCTCCTCCCATTCGGATGCGCCCCTGGCCTCCCTCAGCCGCAACGCCGGGGTGCGCGTCACGGTGGCGCTGCCCGTGCTGGAGTCGGGCCGGGTCTGGGGCGCGGTGGTGCTCTCGCGCACGCCCATGACGCTCGCCAAGGCCGTCTACGCGGACCGCTGGAACCTCACCGCCACGGGGCTGGTGCTCCTGAGCGTGGTGGCGCTCATGTCGCTCGCCGGGGCGACGTTGGTGGTCCGTCCCGTGCGCGCCCTGGTGCGCCAGACGCGCGACATCGCCGCCAGCGCCCCCGAGGGCTTCGCGCCCGTGTCCCACCCCGTGGTGCGCGAGCTCGCCGAGCTGTCCGAGTCCCTGGCGGGCATGGCCACCGCGTTGAGGGATCGCAACCAGTACATTCGCTCGTTCGCGGCCAACGTGTCCCACGAGTTCAAGACGCCGCTCGCCGCCATCCAGGGCGCCGTGGAGCTGCTGCGCGACAGCGCCGGGAGCATGTCCCCCGAGCAGCGCGAGCGCTTCCTGGCCAACATCGACGCCGACGCCCGGCGCCTCACCCGGCTGGTGCAGCGGCTGTTGGAGCTCGCGCGCGCGGACTCGCTGGTGGCCCGGCCCTCGCGCACGGAGGTGGCTCCGCTGCTCGAAGCGCTCGCGGAGCGCGGCCGGGCCGAGGGCCTGTCCGTGGAGGTGGGCGCGGTGCCCCCGGGGCTCGTGCTGGGGCTGCCCGTGGAGGTATTGGAGGACCTCCTCTGGCAGCTCATCACCAACGCGGCGCAGCACGGGGGCGAGGGCGTGCGCGTGCGGCTGGAGGCCGAGCCGGGGCGGGTGGTGGTGCGCGACGACGGGCAGGGCATCTCCGCGTCCAACCGGGCCCGCGTCTTCGATGCCTTCTTCACCACGGCGAGAGAGCGGGGCGGCACCGGGCTCGGGCTGACGATTGGCCAGTCCATGCTGCGTGCCTTCGGGGCCCGGCTGGAGCTGCTTCCCGGCGAGGGCCGGGGCGCCGCCTTCGCCGTGGTGGAGGAGCGATGA
- a CDS encoding response regulator transcription factor gives MTERASLLVVDDDPHLREVVTFALSQAGFHVEQAANGREGLAQVKRSVPALIVLDIMMPEMDGLEMCREVRRAHECPIVFLSSRDDEVDRILGLELGGDDYITKPFSPRELVARVKAVLRRARATAAPPTTPPSPVLGRGPLRLDVDLWRAYWNEREVVLTVTEFHLLAALLRAPGKAFTRDELMTRVYDDVVVSDRTIDSHVRHIRRKFADVGGDVIQTVHGLGYRLALP, from the coding sequence GTGACGGAGCGCGCCTCCTTGTTGGTGGTCGATGATGATCCGCACCTGCGGGAGGTGGTGACGTTCGCCCTCTCTCAGGCGGGCTTCCACGTGGAGCAGGCCGCCAACGGCCGGGAGGGCCTGGCGCAGGTGAAGCGCTCGGTGCCCGCGCTCATCGTCCTGGACATCATGATGCCGGAGATGGACGGGCTGGAGATGTGCCGCGAAGTCCGCCGCGCCCACGAATGCCCCATCGTGTTCCTGTCCTCGCGCGACGATGAGGTGGATCGCATCCTCGGTCTGGAACTGGGGGGCGACGACTACATCACCAAGCCCTTCAGTCCCCGGGAACTGGTGGCTCGCGTGAAGGCCGTGCTCCGGCGGGCCCGCGCCACCGCGGCCCCTCCCACGACCCCCCCGTCTCCCGTGCTCGGTCGCGGGCCCCTGAGGCTGGATGTGGACCTGTGGCGCGCGTACTGGAACGAGCGCGAGGTGGTGTTGACGGTCACCGAGTTCCACCTGCTCGCGGCGCTCCTGCGCGCTCCGGGAAAAGCCTTCACCCGGGACGAGTTGATGACCCGCGTCTATGACGACGTGGTGGTGAGTGATCGGACCATCGACAGTCACGTGCGCCACATCCGGCGCAAGTTCGCCGACGTGGGCGGTGACGTCATCCAGACGGTGCATGGCCTTGGCTACCGGCTCGCGCTCCCCTGA